The Pygocentrus nattereri isolate fPygNat1 chromosome 1, fPygNat1.pri, whole genome shotgun sequence genome window below encodes:
- the rhno1 gene encoding RAD9, HUS1, RAD1-interacting nuclear orphan protein 1, translated as MPRQTRKRTLLNPQKSQLLFVEQHRNGPRHDYGQQLRSAINPKSFVSEESRQSIAVSSWVSPQFTSIKDTAVRRGGRGRKKNRLPANTINTTSILSLPQVRRNTVCKYSALSFETSTSIPQRQIQHKKTAACAGETPKAQSDIDKNFSPNNQIEVPAEVSRLTASITARRQITATSEATVTHFRTSEMVEPRASIVGKQRTVDFVHTPSSKGNYTPDTSTVFTPPHVETPEMAHSEHCRSSSVLHLLFSPSQSKTPPRTQSLGLLVKETPERDYGLKVTWRRRKNIMKLLTQRRQLLVSEAMISNQ; from the exons ATGCCTCGCCAAACACGAAAAAGGACTTTGCTGAATCCGCAAAAATCTCAGCTGTTATTTGTAGAGCAACACCGAAATGGACCGAGGCATGACTATGGACAGCAGTTACGAAGTGCCATTAATCCGAAGTCCTTTGTATCAGAAGAATCACGGCAAAGCATCGCGGTTTCCTCTTGG GTGTCTCCACAGTTTACCTCAATCAAAGACACAGCAGTCAGACGAGGAGGACGTGGGAGGAAGAAGAATCGGCTCCCTGCAAACACGATAAACACAACATCTATTTTGTCTTTGCCTCAAGTTAGAAGAAATACTGTTTGCAAATATTCTGCTTTGTCATTTGAGACAAGCACATCAATCCCACAGAGACAAATCCAGCACAAAAAGACTGCTGCATGTGCTGGGGAAACTCCAAAAGCTCAAAGTGATATTGACAAAAATTTTTCTCCAAACAACCAGATTGAGGTTCCTGCAGAGGTTTCAAGACTGACTGCTTCAATCACCGCAAGAAGGCAGATAACAGCTACATCAGAAGCTACAGTAACCCATTTTAGGACCTCAGAAATGGTGGAACCTCGTGCTTCCATAGTTGGAAAACAGAGGACTGTTGACTTTGTTCACACACCTTCATCAAAAGGGAACTACACACCTGACACAAGTACTGTTTTCACCCCTCCTCATGTAGAGACTCCGGAAATGGCACATAGTGAACACTGCCGTTCGTCATCTGTTCTCCACCTCCTCTTTTCTCCAAGTCAGTCAAAGACTCCTCCAAGAACTCAAAGCTTGGGCCTGTTAGTGAAAGAAACACCAGAGAGAGACTATGGTTTGAAAGTGACTTGGAGAAGGAggaaaaatataatgaaattaCTTACACAACGACGTCAGCTCTTGGTTAGTGAGGCAATGATCAGCAATCAGTGA